A window of Nicotiana tabacum cultivar K326 chromosome 24, ASM71507v2, whole genome shotgun sequence contains these coding sequences:
- the LOC142178207 gene encoding uncharacterized protein LOC142178207, with the protein MEQQLTLKLTNMDTRVSFIVTFVYAKCDSTERIELWDNLYALASDVSLPWLVGGDFNVIWDEEEKFSVLPIHMNKVLDFRHCVNTCNLFDLGFKGSIYTWWNGRGEENWAADFHANPFTLFNHKLKKVKKAISIWSKSTYRNIFQKIASLEEVVLVHEAQFELNPSFQNRERLMKVQAEFIKYLTLEEEFWKQKSGMSWFKDRDRNTNFFHAQVNGRRKRLELNRIQNSEGNWIEDTEAMADEGVKFFNSQFHEDKVPEAFKILDHMPHMVNNEHNEMLMRQPTKDEVQEAMFGINGDSAGGPDGFTGCFFQTC; encoded by the exons ATGGAGCAACAACTGACATTAAAATTGACAAATATGGATACTCGAGTGTCATTTATTGTCACCTTTGTCTATGCAAAATGTGATTCTACTGAAAGAATAGAGTTGTGGGACAATTTATATGCACTTGCAAGTGATGTGTCTCTTCCATGGCTAGTCGGAGGAGATTTTAATGTTATTTgggatgaagaagaaaaatttaGTGTCTTGCCCATACACATGAATAAAGTTCTTGATTTTAGGCATTGTGTAAATACATGCAACCTATTCGATCTTGGATTTAAAGGGAGTATATATACTTGGTGGAATGGTCGAGGTGAAG AGAACTGGGCTGCTGATTTTCATGCTAATCCATTTACTCTTTTCAATCACAAGCTCAAAAAGGTGAAGAAGGCCATCTCAATTTGGAGCAAGTCTACATATAGAAACATCTTCCAAAAGATTGCTAGTTTGGAAGAAGTTGTCTTAGTTCATGAAGCACAATTCGAATTGAATCCTTCTTTTCAGAATAGAGAAAGGCTTATGAAAGTTCAAGCAGAGTTCATAAAATACTTAACGCTGGAGGAGGAATTTTGGAAGCAAAAATCTGGAATGTCATGGTTCAAAGATAGAGATAGGAACACAAATTTTTTTCATGCGCAAGTCAATGGAAGAAGGAAAAGGTTGGAATTGAATAGAATTCAAAATAGCGAGGGCAATTGGATTGAAGATACAGAGGCTATGGCAGATGAAGGTGTAAAATTTTTCAATTCTCAATTTCATGAAGATAAGGTTCCTGAAGCATTTAAGATACTGGATCATATGCCACATATGGTGAATAACGAACATAATGAAATGCTCATGAGGCAGCCTACCAAAGATGAAGTGCAAGAGGCAATGTTTGGGATCAATGGGGACAGTGCAGGGGGACCTGATGGGTTCACTGGATGTTTTTTCCAAACATGCTAG
- the LOC107767806 gene encoding secreted RxLR effector protein 78-like yields the protein MRTKAGPNVVIKLDMTKAYDRLSWLFLTKVLRKMGFGERFIGLVFGIISNNWYSVLINGQPYGFFKSTRGVKQGDPLSPALFIPAAEALSRGLNALHLDLYFCGFELPKWSPKINHLAYADDTIIFSSSDATSLKLIMEVLSAYEIASGS from the coding sequence ATGAGGACTAAAGCAGGGCCTAATGTTGTGATAAAATTAGACATGACTAAAGCCTATGATCGATTATCTTGGCTTTTCTTGACTAAGGTTCTGAGGAAGATGGGATTTGGAGAAAGATTCATAGGTTTGGTGTTTGGAATCATTTCAAATAATTGGTATTCTGTGTTGATAAACGGGCAACCTTATGGATTCTTCAAGTCGACAAGAGGAGTGAAACAAGGAGATCCATTATCTCCTGCTCTCTTTATCCCGGCAGCTGAAGCACTATCTAGAGGTTTGAAtgcactccatttggatttgtaTTTTTGTGGATTTGAATTGCCTAAATGGAGTCCAAAAATCAATCACCTCGCATATGCCGATGACACTATTATTTTTTCCTCCTCTGATGCTACATCTTTGAAATTGATTATGGAAGTGTTATCTGCTTATGAAATTGCTTCTGGCAGTTAA
- the LOC107767807 gene encoding uncharacterized protein LOC107767807, producing the protein MGSSLFWYENWTGLGALYFVVPPDFVIDDSINNVYEVVHNGVWDVDRLMEVLPDDLAVYILENIKPPTAIDVLDKPYWMLESRGDCTVKFAWEYLRRRNDPAISYSKMWVKGLPFKISLFLWKVWKAKLPLDDWMRCLGYFMPSKYWCCVQEQESLPHLFFTSVAARKV; encoded by the coding sequence ATGGGATCGTCTCTCTTTTGGTATGAAAACTGGACAGGACTTGGAGCTTTATATTTTGTTGTACCTCCAGATTTTGTAATTGATGATTCTATCAACAATGTTTATGAGGTGGTGCATAATGGTGTATGGGATGTTGATAGATTGATGGAGGTATTGCCTGATGATTTAGCAGTATATATATTAGAAAATATTAAGCCCCCAACTGCTATTGATGTGCTAGACAAACCATACTGGATGTTAGAATCAAGAGGGGATTGTACTGTGAAATTTGCTTGGGAATATTTGAGGAGAAGGAATGATCCTGCGATATCATATAGTAAAATGTGGGTAAAGGGATTGCCTTTTAAAATATCTTTGTTCTTGTGGAAGGTTTGGAAAGCAAAGTTGCCTCTAGATGATTGGATGAGATGCTTGGGATATTTTATGCCATCGAAATATTGGTGTTGTGTTCAAGAGCAGGAATCACTACCTCATCTGTTCTTTACATCAGTTGCAGCTAGAAAAGTATGA
- the LOC107767804 gene encoding cytochrome P450 98A2, producing the protein MALYFIFISITLIFLAHKLYHRLRFKLPPGPRPLPVVGNLYDIKPVRFRCFADWAKTYGPIFSVYFGSQLNVVVTTAELAKEVLKENDQNLADRFRTRPANNLSRNGMDLIWADYGPHYVKVRKLCNLELFTPKRLEALRPIREDEVTAMVENIFKDCTKPDNTGKSLLMREYLGSVAFNNITRLTFGKRFMNSKGEIDEQGQEFKGIVSNGIKIGGKLPLAEYVPWLRWFFTMENEALVKHSARRDRLTRMIMDEHTLARKKTGDTKQHFVDALLTLQKQYDLSDDTVIGLLWDMITAGMDTTTITVEWAMAELVKNPRVQQKAQEELDRVIGTDRIMSETDFSKLPYLQCVAKEALRLHPPTPLMLPHKASASVKIGGYDIPKGSIVHVNVWAVARDPAVWKNPLEFRPERFLEEDVDMKGHDYRLLPFGAGRRVCPGAQLAINLVTSMLGHLLHHFTWAPPPGVNPENIDLEESPGTVTYMKNPIQAIPTPRLPAHLYGRVPVDM; encoded by the exons ATGGCTCTATATTTTATATTCATATCTATAACCCTAATTTTTCTAGCGCATAAACTCTACCACCGTCTTAGATTCAAACTACCACCAGGTCCACGGCCGTTACCGGTGGTCGGAAACCTCTACGACATAAAACCGGTGAGATTCCGGTGCTTTGCCGATTGGGCCAAAACTTATGGCCCGATTTTCTCAGTATACTTTGGGTCACAGCTAAATGTTGTGGTAACAACAGCTGAATTAGCTAAAGAAGTATTGAAAGAAAATGACCAGAATTTAGCAGATAGATTTAGGACTAGACCTGCAAATAATTTGAGCAGAAATGGGATGGATTTGATTTGGGCTGATTATGGGCCTCATTATGTGAAAGTAAGGAAGCTCTGTAATCTTGAGCTTTTTACTCCTAAAAGACTTGAAGCTCTTAGACCTATTAGAGAAGACGAAGTTACTGCCATGGTTGAAAACATTTTCAAGGATTGTACTAAGCCTG ATAACACAGGTAAAAGCCTGTTGATGAGGGAGTACTTGGGATCAGTAGCATTCAACAACATTACAAGGTTAACATTTGGTAAAAGGTTCATGAACTCAAAAGGTGAGATTGATGAACAAGGTCAGGAATTTAAGGGCATTGTCTCTAATGGCATCAAAATTGGCGGAAAGCTTCCCTTGGCAGAGTATGTTCCATGGCTCCGTTGGTTTTTCACAATGGAAAACGAGGCACTCGTGAAACACTCTGCACGTAGAGACCGGTTAACAAGAATGATCATGGACGAACACACACTGGCTCGCAAGAAAACTGGTGATACTAAGCAGCATTTCGTCGATGCATTGCTTACTCTTCAGAAGCAGTATGATCTTAGTGATGATACTGTTATTGGCCTCCTCTGG GATATGATTACAGCAGGAATGGACACAACAACCATAACAGTGGAATGGGCAATGGCAGAGTTAGTTAAGAACCCAAGAGTGCAACAAAAAGCTCAAGAGGAGCTTGACAGGGTAATTGGAACGGATCGAATCATGTCAGAAACCGATTTCTCTAAACTTCCTTACCTCCAATGTGTAGCCAAGGAAGCTCTAAGGTTGCACCCTCCAACTCCCCTAATGCTTCCTCATAAGGCCAGTGCCAGTGTCAAAATTGGTGGTTATGACATTCCTAAGGGGTCCATTGTGCACGTGAACGTTTGGGCTGTTGCTCGTGATCCAGCCGTGTGGAAGAACCCGTTGGAGTTCAGACCAGAACGCTTCCTTGAGGAAGACGTTGACATGAAGGGTCACGACTATCGGTTATTGCCTTTTGGTGCAGGAAGGCGTGTTTGCCCCGGTGCACAACTTGCTATCAACTTGGTCACATCTATGTTGGGTCATTTGTTGCATCATTTTACGTGGGCTCCGCCCCCGGGGGTTAACCCGGAGAATATTGACTTGGAGGAGAGCCCTGGAACAGTAACTTACATGAAAAATCCAATACAAGCTATTCCTACTCCAAGATTGCCTGCACACTTGTATGGACGTGTGCCAGTGGATATGTAA